A genomic window from Parasteatoda tepidariorum isolate YZ-2023 chromosome 10, CAS_Ptep_4.0, whole genome shotgun sequence includes:
- the LOC107452108 gene encoding uncharacterized protein, producing the protein MNTCADCVCNCGKHQCMYRQHRDVIAPIVYSTYNKKDKYQQLEYRPYCCAPPVDSMKPYSSNWINVVDQPVHHLSTSCEEEKGCHEHCKPTKCSQARCETVDCRCQPVTPKEVDLCVIPEPVPECPICPQVFSGLQALWANDAKKQASRNCHKPANTACCNCNKTYFSDNSLKKDYCVPISPLISEEAEKRNEEIIEPFPMMNCGCCKDMK; encoded by the exons atgaatacttGCGCTGATTGTGTATGCAATTGTGG GAAACACCAATGTATGTACAGACAGCATAGGGATGTTATAGCACCAATTGTTTACTCGACTTACAACAAGAAAGATAAGTACCAGCAACTG gaATATCGTCCATATTGCTGTGCTCCACCTGTTGATTCCATGAAACCATATTCTTCTAACTGGATAAATGTCGTGGATCAACCGGTGCATCATTTAAGTACCTCATGCGAAGAAGAAAAG GGTTGTCATGAACATTGCAAGCCAACTAAATGTAGCCAAGCAAGATGTGAAACGGTG gATTGTCGGTGTCAACCAGTTACGCCAAAAGAGGTTGATTTGTGTGTCATTCCCGAACCAGTTCCTGAGTGTCCAATATGTCCTCAAGTATTTTCA GGTTTGCAGGCATTATGGGCAAATGATGCGAAAAAGCAGGCCTCTCGAAATTGTCATAAACCTGCAAATACGGCCTGCTGCAATTGCAACAAGACATACTTTTCAGATAATTCGTTGAAAAAGGATTATTGTGTGCCTATAAGTCCACTAATCTCTGAAGAAGCGGAAAAACGCAATGAAGAGATCATTGAACCATTTCCGATGATGAATTGTGGCTGTTGCAAAgatatgaaatga